AACGGCCCCACCACGGACGGCACGACCCAGCTCGCCGCGAACGCGGCCATGATCGACGGCCGCAGGTGTTCGGGGTACGCCCGGCTGACGATCACGTACAGCCCGACGATGACCAGCCCTCCGCCGAGCCCCTGCACGGCCCGCCCCGCGATGAACAGCCACATCGCCCCGGCGGTCCCGCTCAGCAGCAGCCCCGCCGCGAACAGTGCGATACCGGTGGCGAGCGGGCCGAGCGGTCCTCGCCGATCCGCCCACTGCCCGCTCAGCACCATGCCGAAGAGGCTCGTCGTGAAGTACCCCGAGAAGGCGAAGGCGTACAGCGACACGCCGTCAAGCTCCCGGGCGGCGATCGGCATCGCCGTCCCCACGGCCGTCGCTTCGAACGCGATGAGCAGCACGACGGAGACGATGCCGATGCTCAGGGCTCGGTAGGGCTTGCTCAGTACGCCGCCGGTGTCGTCAGTCATCACGCCAGAGTAAGAGGCGTGGACTGCTTTTACCCCTGTCCCGGGGTGGGGGCTTTCTCGTCCCTTGGTCTTACGCCTCTGCGTCCTGTGAGGCGTATGTGAGGAAGTGGGACCAGGCTCGGGGGGCGAGGTCGAGGTGGGGGCCGTCGTCGACCTTTGAGTCGCGGATGTGGATGGTTTGGGGGCTGACGGCTATCTCGACGCAGTCTTCGCCGTTACTGCTGCTGCTGTAGCTGCTCTTGTGCCACTCCAAGGCGACCTCGACGCAGTCGCCGGACTCGTTGCTGTCGCTGTAGCTGCTCTTGAACCACTCCAGGGCGGAGGCGTCCCCGACAGAGGCCTTGCCGATCATGTTTCTCCCAGCACTCGCTCAATGAAGGCCCGCGACTCTCCTGGCGTGAGAGCTCGGGCCCGGATGATGCCATACCGCAGCTCGAGAATACGGAGCTGCCTCGGATCGGATACTGGACGGCCACCGAACTCGCCGTCGGAACGGCCCACTGCGGTACCGTCCCCGAACTTGAGCAGCTCGATCAACCCGCCAGTTCCGGGGTGGTCTCCGCGAGCAGTCGGCATCACCTGAATCTCGACGTTGCGCAACTCCCCCAGGTCCAGCAGGCGTTCAAGCTGCCTACGCAGAACCATTGTCCCTCCGGTCGGCCGCCGCAGCGTCACCTCTTCTTGGACAAAGCTGAGCTCCGGCGCCGGAGACCGCTCGAAGATGGACCGGCGCGCCATTCGCGCGGCCACCAATCGCTCCAACTCCTCGTCCGAGTAGGCGGGCCGCCGTGTACCGAGCAGCGCCCGAGCGAACTCCTCGGTCTGCAGAAGGCCATGGACGTTGTGGTTGCTGTACAACCCGGCCTCGACCGCCCGCTCCTCCAACTTCGCCAGTTCCCGTACCCGCTTCGGATACCGTGCCTCCCTCATCTCCTTCTTCATCGCCGAGACGAGGCCCCGTGCGTCGACCACCTCCTCCACCTTGTCCAGGTACTCGGGGCGAGGAATCCGTGCCCCGCGCTCGATCTTCCGGATCAAGTCCTCCCCGTACCCGATCGCCTCCCCGAACTCCGCGACCCTGAGACCCGCCGCCTCACGCCACCGTTTCAGCTGATGGCCGACCATCTCGACCACCGCGCTGATTTCGTCCTCGGGGTCGACATCCCAACCAGGTTCGTCCACACCATCGTTGCGTTCTTCCACCGCGCCCACCTCCGACGTACCGTCCAGGCCCAACGCGCACACGTACCCGGGCGTCACCGGGGACAGCCGGGACAGGCCGGGACAAGCGCGGGACAAAAGCGGTACGCACAGCGCGCACCGCTATCCACGCTACGCACGCCCCGCCACGCTGAGTGACGTGAACCAAGAAACCACCCCGGCCCAAACCCCCACACCCGTACACCAGTTCACGATTCTTCTCTCGGCGACGAGAAGAGGCGCGCGGCTGGCCCGGCTCCTGACGAGGGAGCAACTGCACAGCTGGGGCCGCCCGAGCGACGCTGCGGAGCACGTCGTCGCCGAGCTGGCGAACAACGCCGTGCTGCACGGCCACGTGCCGGGCCGGAGCTTCCGGCTCGGACTCCTGCTCAGCGCGGCGAACACGCTGCGTATCGAGGTGACTGACGCGCGGGCGGACCGCAGCCCACCCCTGCACGCCCGTCGCCCTTCCCCCGAGGCGGAGTCGGGGCGGGGCCTGCTCCTGATCGAGGCGCTCGCGGACCGCTGGGGCGCGGACCTGGGCCCGCTCCCGCTCCACCCCTGCAAAACGATCTGGGCGGAACTCGACGCGCTGCGCGAGCGGTAGCCGCGACTTCGGTGGGCCGGTGACGTTGCTGGTCACCGGGCCCGTACTCCTCCCGTACTCCTTGAGACGTCGTGGGGCCGGCCAAGGCGGCCAAGGCGGCCAAGGGACCACACGTTCACGTGGGCGGGATGGCGGACAGCAACGCATCCCGGTCAGGCTGCTCGAAGTGCTGCTCGACGGCTGCCCGGACCTCCGCCGGAGCCACCTTGGCCGCCTCGGCGAGTACCTTCCCCCTGAGCTCGGCAGGCGCCCCCGCCGAGGCGTAGACGAGCGTCTCGACCCACTCCGCGTTCGCGGCGGCCAGCTCCCCGCCATGGGCCCAGAGCCAGTCGGGGTCGTAGTCGCGGAACGTCAGCGGCGTGTCGCTGGGGCCGATACCGGCGAGCGCGAGCTCCTTCGTCAGGGCGAGAGTCGGCCCGTCCACGGGGGCGCCGGAGGCATCCACCGCCAGCAGCCTCTCGTGCAGCAGCAGAGCCGCGCCGCTGAGCAGGGTGGACGAGGGGCGGCGCGGGTCCGGCGTTCCCTCCAGCCACTCCCGGCGCTCAGCCACCGCGCCCGCCAGGAATTCGGCCCCCGCGGCGTGCCGCTCGTTGGTGAAGAAGTCGTACGCCGCCCTCACCAGGAGGGGGTCCTCGGCGCTCAGCAGGCCGGCCACTGCCCGGCTCAGCGCCGCCTGCTCGGCGTGGAGAAGACGGTGGAGGCGGGTGAGCCACCGGGCGTACAGCTCGACGCCGGGCGGATCGAAGGGTGGACGCAGGGCCGTCTCGGCGACCAGAGCGTCCCAGTCGGTGGCCTCGTTCAGCTCCACCCCGTCGAGTGTGGCGGGGAGTTCGAAGTCGGGGTGCCCGCCGCACACCCAGTCCGTGAACGCCGGGTGCAGGTCGTCCGATTCGGACCCGATCCGGTAGCTCCAGACCGTGTCCCGCCGATGACACCCGCAGGCGTACCGCCGACGCTCTCCGTCAGCCAGCACTTCCGACCGCACCGGTTCACCGCAGCTCGTGCAACGCAGCGCGTTGCAGCCCACGGGGGACGCCCAGCCGAACTCGAACGGCTGCGTCGGCAGCCAGAGGCGCGCGCCCACGAGCTCGGGGTAGGGACCACAGAATTTCGTCATGCCTAGTTCCCGTTCTTTCCGGCACCGGCACCGGCACCGGCACTGGCAGGCGCCGATTCCCCGGGGAACCTGCCGTCCTTGCCGCAGGCCCGCAGCTCGTCCTCGGTGAGGGGTTTCACGTTCCGGTACAGCCCCTGCGTCGGATCGTACTCACAGCCGAACGGCTCGGCCGCGGCCATGATCTCGACGAGGGTGTGGTGGCTCGCCCCGACGAGGAACGCGATGGACGCCAGCCGGGCGCCGTACTTGTCCGCCTTGAGCGCCTTGGCGGCACTCATCATCGTGTTGGTCGTGCCGGACGGTCCGCCGCCGAGCGGCAGACTGAGCTTGCGCTGCGCCTCCACCCAGGCGTTCTTCTCGTTGATCATCCAGACCTTCGCGCCGGCGAGCCACTTCAGTGCGTCCTGCTGCGCGTCCCAGCTCGGGTCGTCCTTCGTGTGCACCGCCTTTTGCCGGTCACTGAAATCGAGGCCGGTCTGCGCGACCGTGTGGTCGGTGCGTCCGGTCTCGCCGGGATCCGTTTCGGGGTTCAGAGCCTTCAGCACGTCGTTGCGGCGGACTCGCGCGTCTGCCTGGTGTTCCACCGCCGAGCCCGGGGGAACGGGCGCGATGTCACGGGTGACGACGCTCTCCGGAGTGCCGCCGGCCCGCAGCATCGCCCGTCGGCGGTCCAGCAGGAAGGGCATGTTCAGCTCGGCCTCCTTCATGCGCTGGTCGATCTCCTCCCGTTTCGCGGAACTGGCGAGGTCCCGGGCCAGTACCTCGGTGAAGAAGCGCACGACATGGGTGTACTGCTCGCTCAGCGTGCCCTGGTCGAAGACGGCCATCACATCGGCGACGGCGGTGCCGACGAAGCCCGACTTCTCGACGCCTTCCTGACCGACGGTGTTGAAGATCTCGGCCAGCCGCTGATCGGCGTGATCCCAGGCGCCGCCGACCCCGCTCCGGATGTACGCCTTGGCCTTCGTCGCCATGTCGGCCATGGCGCCCTTGGCGGAGGCGTGCGCGGAGGCCTTGGCGGCGAGCTTGCGCTCGAAAGCCATGGCCTCCGCTTCGAACGCCGGATCGGCGGCCCTCGACTGCCCGCTGGTGTTGGCGCCGAGCGTCAGCCCCTCGTCCGTACGCTGCACCGACAAGGAGCCGCTTCCTAAGTGCCCGGAACCCTGGAGCATCCCCACCACGGCTCTGTTGCCCATGCTGCGTTGCAGGGCCATCAGGCCCGG
The sequence above is a segment of the Streptomyces sp. Je 1-369 genome. Coding sequences within it:
- a CDS encoding DUF397 domain-containing protein, giving the protein MIGKASVGDASALEWFKSSYSDSNESGDCVEVALEWHKSSYSSSSNGEDCVEIAVSPQTIHIRDSKVDDGPHLDLAPRAWSHFLTYASQDAEA
- a CDS encoding helix-turn-helix domain-containing protein yields the protein MEERNDGVDEPGWDVDPEDEISAVVEMVGHQLKRWREAAGLRVAEFGEAIGYGEDLIRKIERGARIPRPEYLDKVEEVVDARGLVSAMKKEMREARYPKRVRELAKLEERAVEAGLYSNHNVHGLLQTEEFARALLGTRRPAYSDEELERLVAARMARRSIFERSPAPELSFVQEEVTLRRPTGGTMVLRRQLERLLDLGELRNVEIQVMPTARGDHPGTGGLIELLKFGDGTAVGRSDGEFGGRPVSDPRQLRILELRYGIIRARALTPGESRAFIERVLGET
- a CDS encoding ATP-binding protein, which encodes MNQETTPAQTPTPVHQFTILLSATRRGARLARLLTREQLHSWGRPSDAAEHVVAELANNAVLHGHVPGRSFRLGLLLSAANTLRIEVTDARADRSPPLHARRPSPEAESGRGLLLIEALADRWGADLGPLPLHPCKTIWAELDALRER